The nucleotide window CTCCAATTCCTTAAGTTTCGGCTGGAGACGGCTTGTCTGCATCATGCTCCGCTTCGATTTATACTGGAACGGCAGCAGAATGATTTTCAGAACAAGTGCAAATAGAATAACAGCAAAACCGTAATTTATGGTGACCTCATACAGCAGCATGAGAAGCCAGCCGAACGGCTTTGTTATAAAGTCAAACATACATTCTCCTATCTGTCGGAAAACAAAGAAAGTTATGGGACGGGGTCATACCCGCCCTCATGAAAAGGATGGCACCTAAAAATTCTTTTCACAGCCATCCACGTCCCTTTTCGGGCACCGTACTTTTCAACGGCTTCGAGGGCATACGCCGAGCAAGTTGGCACGAAACGGCAGCTCGGCTTCGTGAGCGGTGAAATATTCCTTCTGTAAAAGCGAATCATCGCGATGACGACCTTTTTCATTTAATGCGTTATCCCCAGCCGCTGGCAGCATTTCAAAAAGTCTGCCTCCAGTTCCTGAAAGCGTGCCGTACGGCTTCTTG belongs to Oscillospiraceae bacterium CM and includes:
- the yidD gene encoding membrane protein insertion efficiency factor YidD, producing MKKVVIAMIRFYRRNISPLTKPSCRFVPTCSAYALEAVEKYGARKGTWMAVKRIFRCHPFHEGGYDPVP